Proteins found in one Miscanthus floridulus cultivar M001 chromosome 4, ASM1932011v1, whole genome shotgun sequence genomic segment:
- the LOC136552053 gene encoding uncharacterized protein: MEWRDSFLDLVLIPLSLLLPMAYHAWLWREVRLRPLRTAVGINAAARRLWAIGMMKDNAKNAVTVVQSVRNVIMGSTLMATTAILFCTGVAAVLSSTYTIKKPLSDTVFGAHGEYMMALKYVALMLLFLFAFLCHSLAICFLNQASFLINTSGCLFSSAADADSDSDAASGLPLPHTRDYVGDVLERGFTLNLVGNRLFYAGVPLLLWIFGPLLAFLSSMVMIPILYSLDVVNLRGHSGCVVSSKSAEMNGSDCTHAV; encoded by the exons ATGGAGTGGAGGGACAGCTTCTTGGACCTGGTGCTCATCCCGCTCAGCCTGCTCCTCCCCATGGCGTACCACGCCTGGCTGTGGCGCGAGGTCCGCCTCCGTCCGCTGCGCACGGCCGTCGGTATCAACGCCGCCGCGCGCCGCCTCTGGGCCATCGGCATGATGAAG GACAACGCCAAGAACGCGGTGACGGTGGTGCAGTCGGTGCGGAACGTGATCATGGGGTCGACGCTGATGGCGACGACGGCGATCCTCTTCTGCACGGGCGTGGCGGCGGTGCTCAGCAGCACCTACACCATCAAGAAGCCGCTGAGCGACACCGTGTTCGGCGCGCACGGCGAGTACATGATGGCGCTCAAGTACGTGGCGCTCATGCTGCTCTTCCTCTTCGCCTTCCTCTGCCACTCCCTCGCCATCTGCTTCCTCAACCAGGCCAGCTTCCTCATCAACACCTCGGGATGCCTCTTCTcctccgccgccgacgccgactccgactccgacgccGCCTCTGGCCTCCCGCTGCCGCACACCAGGGATTACGTCGGCGACGTCCTGGAGCGCGGGTTCACACTCAACCTCGTCGGCAACAGGCTCTTCTACGCCGGGGTGCCCCTCCTGCTCTGGATCTTCGGCCCGCTCCTCGCCTTCCTGTCCTCCATGGTCATGATCCCCATACTCTACAGCCTCGATGTCGTCAATCTCAGGGGGCACAGCGGATGCGTCGTCAGCAGCAAATCTGCAGAGATGAACGGGAGCGACTGCACGCATGCCGTCTGA